From Paenibacillus sp. GP183, one genomic window encodes:
- a CDS encoding IS110 family transposase: MKFKQINGQNQRIERISPTQLVVGIDMAKEIHVAQATNFRGIVLAKRHLTFKNAIEGYEKLQRWMDELQQKHRLKTVIIGMEPTGHYWWSLANWLANKGLNVVLVNPATTKRNKENRDNSPSKSDPKDALVIADVVCRGYYYDYTRQANVFQRLRTIMSDREFWVTHSVRLQNRIIRWLDIRFPEYTSVFKDWTCPRSLATLKHFPSPLELESLSVSEVITGWREQHMQRAGGTTGMEKAAQLIAQAKKSVGDTTAMREAKQDLERLLEEYERIVETLEKIEQEVRALLGEIPMAQQLRSVKGLGPIFIGAILSGAGDLKQYAHGRQLLRKAGLNLAESMSGKRKGQIVLSKRGDAKLRKYMYLATITLVGTNPVFRQLHENNVQVKKMKKQQSIFKLLGKLARILIGIVQGGETFSPEKASPFFTEAA; the protein is encoded by the coding sequence ATGAAGTTTAAGCAAATCAACGGACAAAATCAACGGATTGAACGAATTTCCCCGACTCAGCTCGTTGTAGGCATCGACATGGCAAAGGAAATTCATGTAGCTCAAGCCACTAACTTTCGAGGCATCGTTCTTGCTAAGCGACATCTCACATTCAAAAACGCAATTGAAGGTTATGAAAAGTTACAACGTTGGATGGATGAACTACAACAGAAACACCGACTGAAGACGGTCATCATCGGTATGGAACCCACTGGACATTATTGGTGGAGCTTGGCGAATTGGCTTGCAAACAAAGGCCTTAACGTCGTCTTGGTGAACCCGGCCACCACCAAACGAAACAAGGAGAACCGCGATAACAGTCCATCCAAGAGCGATCCCAAGGACGCGCTTGTCATCGCAGACGTCGTCTGTCGAGGATACTACTACGATTACACTCGACAGGCAAACGTGTTCCAAAGGTTGCGTACGATTATGAGTGATCGGGAATTTTGGGTGACCCATAGCGTCCGGCTGCAGAATCGGATCATCCGTTGGTTGGACATTCGGTTCCCCGAATACACGTCGGTTTTCAAAGATTGGACCTGCCCACGATCCTTGGCTACGCTCAAACATTTCCCTTCTCCGCTAGAATTAGAATCTCTATCCGTATCGGAGGTCATCACCGGTTGGAGAGAGCAGCATATGCAGCGAGCGGGCGGAACAACTGGAATGGAGAAAGCGGCGCAACTCATCGCTCAAGCGAAGAAGAGTGTCGGAGACACGACAGCTATGCGCGAAGCAAAGCAAGATTTAGAGCGGTTATTGGAAGAGTATGAGCGTATCGTTGAAACACTAGAGAAGATTGAACAGGAAGTACGGGCACTTCTCGGTGAAATTCCTATGGCCCAGCAATTACGGTCGGTCAAAGGCCTTGGCCCGATCTTCATCGGGGCCATTCTCTCCGGTGCAGGCGACCTCAAACAGTATGCCCATGGACGTCAGTTATTGCGTAAAGCGGGCTTAAATCTGGCCGAAAGCATGTCTGGCAAGCGCAAGGGGCAGATCGTGCTTTCCAAACGGGGAGATGCGAAGCTACGAAAATATATGTATCTGGCTACGATCACCCTCGTGGGAACGAATCCCGTCTTTCGACAGTTGCATGAAAACAATGTCCAAGTTAAGAAAATGAAGAAACAACAGTCGATCTTTAAACTGCTTGGAAAACTGGCTCGGATCCTGATCGGCATCGTCCAAGGAGGAGAAACGTTTTCTCCCGAAAAAGCGAGTCCCTTTTTTACAGAAGCAGCGTAA
- a CDS encoding phospholipase D-like domain-containing protein — protein sequence MRRIFGILTLLIFIVLTGCMKGSTDSSKNLKASSVQPTTLPIVQPSPQPTAAIDQVKQQMNIEYAFSQAHQHPEKMLIDVINSTKETLDIAIYSLTHPDIVAAIKEAKKRGVTVRIISDKIQSTGKTQDEALKLLGSAGIPMKVNKHNGLMHLKVTIADKKVATTGSYNYSQAASTSNDEVLMVIHDEAAAKAFTDQFERMWNDTKGFETLQKKIAQ from the coding sequence ATGCGCCGAATATTTGGAATTCTGACTCTATTAATTTTTATTGTTTTAACCGGCTGCATGAAAGGATCTACGGATTCATCAAAAAATTTGAAGGCATCAAGCGTACAACCAACAACCTTACCGATCGTTCAACCATCCCCTCAACCCACAGCTGCAATTGATCAGGTAAAGCAACAAATGAACATAGAATATGCGTTTAGCCAGGCACACCAGCATCCAGAAAAAATGCTGATCGACGTAATTAATTCCACCAAAGAAACATTGGATATTGCAATCTACAGCTTAACTCATCCGGATATCGTGGCTGCGATAAAAGAAGCAAAGAAAAGAGGCGTGACCGTACGGATCATCAGTGATAAGATCCAATCCACCGGCAAGACTCAAGATGAGGCCCTGAAACTTTTGGGTAGCGCGGGAATTCCAATGAAGGTAAATAAACATAATGGACTCATGCATTTGAAGGTTACCATCGCGGATAAGAAGGTGGCCACTACAGGATCATACAATTACAGCCAGGCAGCTAGCACGTCCAATGATGAGGTTTTAATGGTCATACATGATGAGGCAGCAGCAAAGGCCTTCACCGATCAATTTGAAAGAATGTGGAATGATACCAAGGGTTTTGAAACCCTACAAAAGAAAATTGCTCAATGA
- a CDS encoding sigma-70 family RNA polymerase sigma factor: MDQKEQLKLWIQQYYDRLTYIAYTYLKDHSHAEDIVQDSFVNAYRSNQQLKDPTRPFPWLVRIVINECHNSIRQNRREQPTEFLPEQRSISTEDLYLEQSRDQEVYSAIMSLNEKFRTPVILFYFEDMSIREIAHALKLSEGAVKTRLARGRDKLKGKLRRGDLDELGDDYSASKANLYPR, from the coding sequence ATGGATCAGAAAGAGCAACTTAAATTGTGGATTCAGCAGTATTATGACCGACTAACCTATATAGCGTACACGTATTTAAAAGATCACAGCCATGCGGAGGACATTGTCCAAGATAGTTTCGTAAACGCCTATCGCTCGAATCAGCAGCTAAAAGATCCAACTCGTCCATTTCCGTGGTTGGTTCGGATTGTAATAAACGAATGTCATAACTCTATTCGGCAAAACCGACGAGAACAGCCAACAGAATTCTTACCTGAACAGAGAAGTATTAGTACAGAAGATCTTTATCTGGAGCAGAGTAGAGATCAAGAAGTGTATTCCGCAATCATGTCCCTAAATGAAAAATTTCGCACACCAGTGATCCTATTTTATTTTGAGGATATGTCAATTCGTGAAATTGCTCATGCACTTAAGCTCAGTGAAGGAGCGGTTAAGACGCGGCTTGCAAGAGGTAGAGACAAACTGAAAGGTAAATTGAGGAGGGGTGATTTAGATGAGCTTGGAGACGATTATTCGGCAAGCAAAGCCAACTTATATCCACGCTGA
- a CDS encoding Cof-type HAD-IIB family hydrolase, giving the protein MLDLDGTFLSSGKTVSKRNLDAVLKCVAIGMRVIVATARPPRSVRALLPDEILGVCSFVYYNGALIQDIRSGFEKHISIDRFTIASILDYCSAHLPNCGISLEVRDQWFANPGPIDENIFYTRLFQPQVRSNDELKSLDATKLLITYFDSPEKLRRSFGEHVHFVVTDRGTLIQIMNCTVSKASGVELLLHHFGIPTSQVVVFGDDYNDLELFAMPVHKVAMFNAIEELKELADQITDSNDNDGVAKVLERIS; this is encoded by the coding sequence GTGCTTGACTTGGACGGAACATTCCTCAGCTCCGGTAAAACGGTTTCCAAGCGTAATCTTGATGCGGTGTTAAAATGTGTGGCAATTGGAATGAGGGTAATCGTGGCAACCGCCAGGCCGCCCCGATCGGTGCGCGCGCTGTTACCGGACGAAATTCTGGGCGTATGCTCATTCGTCTATTATAACGGCGCACTTATTCAAGACATAAGAAGTGGCTTTGAGAAGCACATTTCTATCGATAGATTCACGATTGCCTCGATTTTAGATTACTGCTCGGCACACTTGCCGAACTGCGGAATTAGCCTTGAGGTAAGGGATCAATGGTTCGCCAATCCCGGTCCTATCGATGAAAATATTTTTTATACACGGCTCTTCCAGCCGCAGGTCCGTTCGAATGACGAATTGAAGTCGCTTGACGCCACCAAGCTACTCATCACTTACTTCGACAGCCCAGAGAAATTACGGAGAAGTTTCGGGGAACATGTCCATTTCGTGGTAACGGACCGGGGGACGCTAATCCAGATCATGAATTGCACGGTAAGCAAGGCAAGCGGTGTGGAGTTGCTGCTTCATCACTTCGGTATACCCACATCCCAGGTTGTAGTGTTCGGAGACGATTATAACGACCTCGAGCTCTTTGCAATGCCGGTCCACAAAGTGGCCATGTTTAATGCCATCGAAGAATTGAAAGAGCTGGCTGACCAGATCACGGATTCCAACGATAACGATGGTGTGGCGAAAGTGTTGGAACGGATCTCGTAA
- a CDS encoding DinB family protein, with amino-acid sequence MKTIQKMYEHLNWANQRIFKTLQSIEDENQEVWRLFSHILNAEKVWITRLRGLDSSQLSIWSEVGIEICAELVKQNEESFTAFFTNLANTDLDKIISYTNSKGREFKNSVRDILTHVALHGQYHRGQINSRLRAVGIEPVNIDFITFVR; translated from the coding sequence TTGAAAACTATCCAAAAGATGTATGAGCATTTAAATTGGGCTAACCAACGTATTTTTAAAACACTGCAAAGTATTGAAGATGAAAACCAGGAGGTATGGCGTTTATTTTCCCATATCCTTAATGCTGAAAAAGTATGGATAACTAGATTACGTGGATTGGACAGTTCACAACTTTCCATATGGTCGGAGGTCGGTATAGAGATCTGTGCAGAACTTGTTAAACAAAATGAAGAGAGCTTCACAGCTTTTTTTACTAATTTAGCAAATACTGACCTAGATAAAATAATATCCTACACAAATAGTAAAGGAAGAGAGTTTAAAAATTCTGTACGGGATATTTTAACTCATGTAGCATTGCATGGTCAGTATCATCGAGGACAGATTAACTCACGACTTCGAGCAGTTGGTATTGAACCAGTTAATATTGACTTTATTACATTTGTGAGATAA
- a CDS encoding methyltransferase domain-containing protein, with protein MKETLARNISRYRKERGLTQEELAQILGLSFQAVSKWENAQTMPDISLLPELSNALDINVDKLLGYVSQDKQITIYEEEYKTPDYYWGFQPNSACYQVIQLMPPTKQLTLLDIGCGEGKDSVFFARNGYDVTAFDVSDAGIEKTKRLANKIGVNVKVFKADILDFRLDSFFDIIYSSGVLHYIKPEYRKEIFNNYKQFTNPSGLHIFNVFVEKPFIAPPPEKEPNAYKWYSGELLSDYHDWLIRDSSEVVFDCNSSGIPHQHAMTKMIAQKISSLN; from the coding sequence ATGAAGGAAACATTGGCAAGAAACATAAGCAGATATCGAAAAGAAAGAGGATTAACACAAGAGGAGCTTGCACAGATACTTGGACTTTCTTTTCAAGCCGTTTCAAAATGGGAAAATGCACAGACGATGCCTGACATATCCTTACTGCCAGAGTTATCAAATGCATTGGATATAAATGTAGATAAACTACTTGGGTATGTGTCGCAGGATAAACAAATTACCATTTATGAAGAAGAATACAAGACACCTGATTATTATTGGGGGTTTCAACCCAATTCAGCATGTTATCAAGTCATACAGTTAATGCCTCCAACCAAACAGCTTACGTTATTGGATATTGGTTGCGGCGAGGGAAAAGACTCGGTTTTTTTTGCAAGAAATGGATATGACGTTACAGCATTTGATGTATCGGATGCAGGTATTGAGAAAACGAAAAGACTCGCCAATAAGATCGGTGTAAATGTTAAAGTTTTCAAAGCAGACATACTGGATTTTCGCTTAGATTCATTTTTTGACATTATATATTCAAGCGGTGTTCTTCACTACATTAAACCTGAATATCGTAAAGAGATATTTAATAATTATAAACAGTTTACCAACCCGAGCGGTTTACATATCTTTAATGTGTTTGTAGAAAAGCCCTTTATAGCACCACCTCCTGAAAAGGAACCTAATGCGTATAAGTGGTATTCAGGTGAATTACTTTCAGATTATCATGACTGGCTTATTAGAGACAGCTCAGAAGTTGTATTTGATTGTAATTCATCTGGCATTCCTCATCAACATGCAATGACTAAAATGATTGCTCAAAAGATTTCGTCATTAAACTAA
- the spoVB gene encoding stage V sporulation protein B, which yields MQKQSFVRGTVILTTAAFITRILGFVNGIILSRLLGTEGIGLLMMAHPLVPLVITLTELGLPVAISKLVSEADAQGNPLKVKRILVVSLIVTGTLSIILTLISFFCSKMIASVFLADQRAYYSMIAITPIAPIIAISAVLKGYFRGKQYMKPLAFSDVIEHLVQITFIFVMVRFLLPYGIEYAAAGAMISVVIGEGAGLLCVFTMFRLYSKKIGIKHKISDSLLLGKQTLFELLHIGLPTMGNGVFLSIYSAFLPMLVTKSIVLSGISTVAATEQYGLLFGYAFPLLFLPNFITRSLSTALIPAISEAKANHNGMLMHRRMDQAMQIALYVGAPSTVILYVWAVPLTTVIYHSPDAGALLKILAPIFFLYYFESPLYAILLGLGKASAVMWNLIIANLFEVVAIIMLGSKFGVHGVAIGLAFGMFVLTLLNFSSISSIIGFYVDMRNIMKAAFGVLIMTICGISAFSFMEHIGYVLSWNVLGTICLSILVYMMTLKLTNVIKLTKSPNTP from the coding sequence ATGCAAAAACAATCTTTTGTACGTGGTACTGTTATACTAACAACAGCGGCTTTTATCACAAGAATACTTGGTTTCGTCAATGGTATCATTTTATCCCGTTTATTAGGCACAGAGGGTATCGGATTGCTGATGATGGCTCATCCGCTTGTTCCACTTGTTATTACATTAACTGAATTAGGACTGCCTGTGGCCATATCCAAGCTTGTCTCCGAAGCAGATGCACAAGGTAATCCATTAAAAGTGAAACGAATCCTGGTCGTTTCTCTTATCGTTACAGGCACTCTTAGTATTATTCTAACCCTTATCTCTTTCTTCTGTTCTAAGATGATTGCATCCGTGTTTTTGGCTGATCAAAGGGCATATTATTCTATGATTGCCATTACGCCAATCGCGCCAATTATAGCCATTTCCGCGGTATTGAAGGGTTATTTCCGCGGAAAACAGTATATGAAACCACTCGCTTTTTCTGATGTCATTGAGCATTTGGTACAGATCACATTTATCTTCGTTATGGTTCGTTTTCTATTGCCGTATGGAATTGAATATGCAGCAGCGGGCGCAATGATCAGTGTCGTTATCGGTGAAGGCGCGGGACTACTCTGTGTGTTCACCATGTTTAGATTGTATAGCAAGAAAATCGGGATCAAGCACAAAATCTCTGACTCTTTATTGCTGGGAAAACAAACGTTATTTGAATTATTACATATTGGATTGCCGACCATGGGCAACGGTGTTTTTCTTTCGATTTACAGTGCATTTCTGCCGATGCTTGTAACCAAAAGTATAGTACTCTCGGGAATCAGCACTGTAGCGGCGACCGAACAATATGGTTTATTGTTCGGCTATGCTTTCCCTTTATTATTTCTTCCAAATTTCATCACGCGGTCGCTGTCCACGGCGCTGATTCCAGCCATAAGTGAAGCAAAGGCTAATCATAATGGCATGCTGATGCATCGAAGAATGGATCAGGCCATGCAGATCGCTCTTTATGTGGGAGCTCCTAGCACAGTTATTTTATATGTATGGGCAGTTCCGTTAACAACCGTTATTTACCATTCGCCGGATGCTGGAGCTCTTTTGAAGATTTTAGCTCCTATTTTCTTCTTGTATTATTTTGAGTCTCCATTATATGCGATATTATTAGGTTTAGGTAAGGCTTCTGCAGTAATGTGGAATCTTATAATCGCAAACCTCTTTGAGGTAGTTGCAATTATAATGCTTGGTTCTAAATTTGGCGTTCATGGAGTTGCAATAGGCCTCGCTTTCGGCATGTTTGTATTGACCCTTCTGAATTTCTCTTCAATTTCAAGCATTATTGGATTTTATGTGGATATGCGGAACATTATGAAAGCGGCATTTGGTGTGTTAATCATGACAATCTGCGGGATTTCTGCTTTTTCGTTCATGGAGCATATCGGGTATGTTTTATCGTGGAATGTGTTGGGGACGATTTGTCTGTCAATTCTAGTTTATATGATGACACTCAAACTAACCAACGTGATTAAACTTACTAAATCCCCAAATACTCCTTAA
- a CDS encoding GNAT family N-acetyltransferase encodes MALNFDTTRLLLRFFELSDARMVQQLAGNEEVARTTLAIPHPYPDGAAEQWIENVRQSSEKGDSYAFAMIKKEDGSLIGNMSMGVSQKHKRAELAYWVGQPFWGQGFATEAARRIVQFGFEDLDLNRIFAAAMTKNPGSYKVMRKIGMKEEGTLPQHVLKWGIYEDLVFYGMVKSDYLKEGLLS; translated from the coding sequence ATGGCACTTAATTTTGATACAACTCGTTTATTGCTTCGGTTTTTTGAGTTATCTGATGCAAGAATGGTTCAACAACTAGCTGGCAACGAAGAAGTAGCACGCACAACTCTAGCAATTCCTCATCCTTACCCAGATGGTGCAGCGGAACAATGGATTGAAAATGTTCGTCAATCCTCAGAAAAAGGGGATAGTTATGCTTTTGCGATGATAAAAAAGGAAGATGGATCATTGATTGGCAATATGAGCATGGGAGTATCTCAAAAGCATAAACGTGCTGAACTTGCTTATTGGGTTGGTCAACCATTTTGGGGGCAAGGATTTGCAACAGAAGCTGCTCGTAGGATCGTTCAATTTGGATTTGAAGATTTAGACTTAAATCGCATTTTTGCCGCTGCAATGACAAAAAATCCTGGGTCATATAAGGTAATGAGAAAAATCGGTATGAAAGAAGAAGGCACTCTCCCTCAGCATGTATTGAAGTGGGGAATCTACGAAGATTTAGTGTTTTACGGAATGGTCAAATCAGATTATTTAAAAGAAGGCTTGTTAAGCTAA